The nucleotide sequence GAGGATTAAACGCAAAATTATAAATCGGATTCCATTAAAGACTGTCCAGAGCTGACTGTGCCCGATCGCTTGAACCCTTGACGGGCATAAATCCCCTGTAGAGTAGACGGGCTCATTCCCGGAGCTTCGGGATCAACACCCAGACGGGCTTTCTTGTAGCCGCCCTTTTTCCCTTCCCGGTTGGCGGCGGCAATCAGTGATTTGGAAATTCCCCGCTGCCGATGGGCAGGATCAACCCAGAGGTCAGCGATGTGCATCCGGGAGCGATCGCTCGATCCTTTAATTTTGACCGTGCCGACCGCCTGATGAGTTTCCTGATTGACGGCGGTAATTTCCTGGTAACCAGCGTCACTGGCTCTGGGAGCAGTGATCTGGTAATTTGTCGGCTGGTTCGGGGTTTCCTCTCTTTGCAGAGTGGCAGGGGTCTTCATCTGGGCGGCTTTTTGTCCCAGCGTGTCGGCTTCCTGTTCCAGAGCCGT is from Leptothermofonsia sichuanensis E412 and encodes:
- a CDS encoding GNAT family N-acetyltransferase; this translates as MPQRSHAPRSRQPDNDSPPSFQHTAIVPSGGRAIPAPLRTQMERAFNANFANVKLHEGNHVGSVGAIAYTQGNHIHFAPGQFNPATRSGQALLGHELAHVMQQRQGRVKPTTQVNGLPVNDQTALEQEADTLGQKAAQMKTPATLQREETPNQPTNYQITAPRASDAGYQEITAVNQETHQAVGTVKIKGSSDRSRMHIADLWVDPAHRQRGISKSLIAAANREGKKGGYKKARLGVDPEAPGMSPSTLQGIYARQGFKRSGTVSSGQSLMESDL